The following proteins come from a genomic window of Nostoc sp. ATCC 53789:
- a CDS encoding cytochrome P450, with amino-acid sequence MTVTYNLPDGPQMPRWLRMIKFITQPVKYVDDFAKTYGDTFTIRSSSSDNHLVYFSQPQALEQIFTADSSHFEVGRGNTGLRFLLGDRSFMLSDGDRHQRQRQLLAPPFHGERMRAYGEDIRKITQQVSHEWQIGKPFNIRESMQEITLRVILRVVFGLNEGELFEELRRSLSDLLDFITSPLMSSAFFFQFMQKDFGAWSPWGWVLQQRQKIDRLIYALLRERRAQTDQNRQDILSLMMAARYDDGQGMSDEELHDELMTLLVAGHETTASSLTWAFYWIDRLPEVREKLLKELNTIGVNHDLSSVGKLPYLTAVCQETLRIYPIVMAAFPRIVKTPITIMGYELREGTVIIPSIYLAHHREEVYPQPKQFKPERFLERQYSPYEYLPFGGGNRRCIGMAFAQYEMKIVLATVLSDFQVSLVNKRPVRPVRRGLTVATPAGMRMFATPQVKRANTPALV; translated from the coding sequence ATGACAGTAACTTACAATCTGCCTGATGGGCCTCAAATGCCGCGCTGGTTGCGGATGATCAAGTTTATTACTCAGCCAGTGAAATATGTCGATGATTTTGCCAAAACCTATGGTGACACTTTCACCATCAGGAGTAGTAGCTCTGATAACCATCTTGTGTATTTTAGTCAACCCCAAGCGCTTGAGCAGATTTTTACTGCTGATTCGAGCCATTTTGAGGTTGGGAGGGGAAACACAGGACTAAGATTTTTACTTGGCGATCGCTCCTTTATGTTATCAGATGGCGATCGCCACCAACGGCAACGGCAACTATTAGCTCCCCCCTTTCATGGCGAAAGGATGCGGGCTTATGGTGAGGATATTCGGAAAATAACCCAACAGGTGAGCCATGAATGGCAAATTGGCAAGCCTTTTAATATCCGTGAGTCGATGCAAGAAATTACTTTGCGTGTTATCTTGCGGGTTGTCTTTGGTTTGAATGAGGGAGAGCTTTTTGAAGAACTAAGGCGATCGCTAAGTGATTTATTAGACTTCATCACTTCGCCCCTAATGTCCAGCGCCTTCTTTTTCCAGTTCATGCAAAAAGATTTCGGTGCGTGGAGTCCCTGGGGTTGGGTTCTGCAACAACGGCAAAAAATTGATCGACTGATTTATGCTTTACTTCGAGAACGTCGCGCCCAAACCGATCAAAATCGCCAAGATATCCTAAGTTTGATGATGGCGGCTCGTTACGACGATGGTCAAGGGATGTCAGATGAAGAATTACACGACGAGTTAATGACACTGCTAGTAGCGGGACATGAAACTACCGCTTCTTCATTAACGTGGGCTTTTTACTGGATTGATCGTTTACCAGAGGTGCGTGAGAAGTTGCTAAAGGAACTCAACACCATTGGAGTTAACCACGATTTGAGTAGTGTAGGTAAATTGCCCTATTTGACAGCAGTTTGCCAAGAAACACTACGAATTTACCCAATTGTCATGGCTGCTTTCCCCCGGATTGTGAAAACCCCAATTACAATTATGGGCTACGAACTGCGAGAGGGAACGGTAATAATCCCCAGTATTTATTTAGCGCATCATCGAGAAGAAGTTTATCCACAACCCAAGCAGTTTAAACCAGAACGCTTTTTAGAAAGACAATATTCACCTTATGAATATTTACCCTTTGGTGGCGGTAATCGTCGCTGTATTGGGATGGCATTTGCCCAGTATGAAATGAAAATTGTCTTGGCAACTGTTCTATCTGACTTTCAAGTATCGCTAGTGAATAAACGTCCTGTGCGTCCTGTACGCCGTGGATTAACTGTCGCTACACCGGCAGGAATGCGGATGTTTGCTACACCTCAAGTCAAGCGTGCAAATACGCCAGCCTTAGTTTAG
- a CDS encoding acyltransferase, translating to MKEIKNKITNKLERLLEQWLVPRLVRWGEYLETKIRRYKHQELKSQLKFCGSGLRFKRDIKIDHPQNVSLGNKVYIGPDVLLDGRGGITIGDNTTLGFNVIILSANHDYQSNDLPYEHNVYIHKPVVIGRNVWISGNVLIIPGVTIGDGAIVAAGTVVTANVEPLAIVGNQPMRTIKYRDKEHYEQLANKQENQDIS from the coding sequence ATGAAAGAGATCAAAAATAAAATTACGAATAAATTAGAACGATTATTAGAACAATGGCTAGTACCTCGTCTGGTACGGTGGGGAGAATATCTAGAAACCAAAATTAGGCGCTACAAGCATCAAGAACTGAAGAGTCAATTAAAATTTTGTGGCTCAGGTTTACGATTTAAGCGAGATATTAAAATTGACCATCCACAAAATGTATCTCTGGGAAATAAAGTCTACATCGGCCCGGATGTCTTATTAGATGGACGTGGTGGAATTACAATTGGCGACAACACCACACTCGGATTTAATGTTATTATCCTCTCTGCAAATCACGACTATCAAAGTAATGATTTGCCTTATGAACATAATGTCTACATCCATAAACCTGTTGTCATCGGCCGCAATGTTTGGATTAGCGGAAATGTCCTAATTATTCCGGGAGTTACTATTGGAGATGGTGCAATTGTGGCGGCTGGTACGGTTGTAACTGCTAATGTTGAACCTTTAGCAATTGTTGGAAATCAACCGATGAGAACAATTAAATACCGCGATAAGGAACATTATGAACAACTTGCTAACAAGCAAGAAAATCAGGATATCTCGTAA
- a CDS encoding ABC transporter ATP-binding protein, which yields MATGLKSHRASRRRKHSTQPLQRLLEYGHQYRKQIWLATTYSILNKFFDLAPPGLIGVAVDVVVKQQDSIIAQLGVRDVFQQFLIISFLTVIIWILESVFEYAYARLWRNLAQNIQHDLRLDAYKHLQELELAYFEERSTGGLMSILSDDINQLERFLDGGANDIIQVSATVLIIGAAFFILAPSVAWMALSPMPFILWGSFAYQRLLAPRYADVREKVGFLNSRLSNNISGITTIKSFTAETYEASRLELDSDAYRRSNAKAITLSAAFVPLIRMLILVGFTALLLYGGMAAVSGQMSVGTYSVLVFLIQRLLWPLTRLGETFDQYQRAMASTNRVMNLLDTPIAIHTGDVALPVNEVRGEVQFKNVYFAYKDRFPVIKNLSLDIPAGKTIAIVGSTGSGKSTLVKLLLRLYEVQTGSITLDGIDLQSLNLQDLRRCIGLVSQDVFLFHGTVAENIAYGSFETTEQEIITAAKIAEAHEFIINLPQRYETIVGERGQKLSGGQRQRIAIARAVLKNPPILILDEATSAVDNETEAAIQRSLERITVDRTTIAIAHRLSTIRNADCIYVMEHGKLVESGTHEQLLEKDGIYSSLWRVQSGLR from the coding sequence GTGGCTACTGGATTAAAATCTCATCGGGCATCAAGAAGGCGTAAACATTCAACGCAGCCTCTCCAGCGTTTGCTTGAGTATGGACATCAGTATCGTAAACAAATTTGGCTAGCGACTACTTATTCTATCCTCAATAAATTTTTCGACTTGGCACCACCCGGCTTAATTGGCGTGGCAGTGGATGTAGTCGTTAAACAGCAGGATTCTATAATTGCCCAGTTAGGGGTACGCGATGTTTTTCAACAATTTTTGATTATTTCCTTCCTGACTGTCATCATTTGGATACTAGAATCTGTTTTTGAATACGCCTACGCTCGACTTTGGCGAAATTTAGCTCAGAATATTCAGCATGACTTGCGTTTGGATGCCTATAAACATTTGCAAGAGTTGGAATTGGCTTATTTTGAAGAACGTAGCACTGGTGGTTTAATGTCTATCCTCAGTGATGATATTAACCAATTAGAGCGTTTTTTGGATGGAGGAGCAAATGATATTATTCAAGTTTCTGCAACTGTTCTAATTATTGGCGCTGCTTTCTTTATTTTGGCTCCTAGTGTAGCGTGGATGGCTTTGTCACCAATGCCATTTATCCTTTGGGGTTCTTTTGCTTACCAACGACTGCTTGCACCTCGCTACGCTGATGTCCGAGAAAAGGTAGGTTTCCTAAATTCGCGTTTGTCAAATAATATTAGTGGAATAACTACCATTAAAAGTTTCACGGCCGAAACTTATGAAGCCTCTCGTTTGGAATTAGATAGTGACGCTTATCGCCGCAGTAATGCCAAGGCGATTACTCTTTCTGCTGCTTTTGTACCGTTAATTCGGATGCTGATTTTGGTAGGTTTCACGGCATTACTATTATATGGTGGGATGGCAGCAGTTTCTGGACAAATGTCTGTAGGTACTTATAGCGTATTAGTGTTTTTAATCCAGCGATTGCTATGGCCTTTAACTAGATTAGGCGAAACTTTTGACCAATATCAACGGGCAATGGCTTCTACTAATCGAGTCATGAATTTGTTAGATACTCCTATCGCCATTCATACAGGTGATGTGGCGTTACCTGTGAATGAAGTGCGCGGTGAAGTGCAATTTAAAAATGTTTATTTTGCTTATAAAGATAGATTTCCAGTAATTAAAAATCTGTCTTTGGATATTCCGGCGGGGAAAACCATTGCAATTGTTGGTTCAACGGGTTCTGGCAAAAGCACTTTAGTCAAACTTTTGTTGCGGTTATACGAAGTGCAAACTGGAAGCATTACTCTCGATGGTATTGATTTGCAAAGTTTAAATTTGCAAGATTTACGGCGCTGTATTGGTTTGGTGAGTCAAGATGTCTTTCTATTTCATGGCACTGTAGCAGAGAATATTGCTTATGGTAGCTTTGAGACTACAGAGCAAGAGATTATCACGGCGGCGAAGATAGCCGAGGCGCACGAATTTATTATTAACTTGCCCCAACGTTATGAGACAATTGTGGGGGAAAGAGGACAAAAGTTATCTGGTGGACAAAGACAACGGATTGCGATCGCCCGCGCAGTCTTAAAGAATCCCCCCATTCTGATTTTAGATGAAGCTACCTCAGCAGTGGATAATGAGACAGAAGCGGCAATCCAGCGATCGCTAGAACGGATTACAGTAGATAGAACTACAATTGCGATCGCTCATCGTCTTTCCACTATCCGCAATGCCGATTGCATTTATGTCATGGAACATGGGAAATTAGTAGAGTCGGGAACCCATGAGCAATTGCTGGAGAAAGATGGAATTTATTCTAGCCTCTGGCGTGTACAGTCAGGTTTGAGATAA
- a CDS encoding SulP family inorganic anion transporter has translation MAISNILEEPQLLRLNRWFSGLRGDLTGGLTAAVVALPLALAFAVASGVEPKAGLYTAIVAGIVAAIFGGSPVQITGPTGAMAVVLVGIVAKYGLEKVWIAGVMAGIIQIALGVAKLGQLVKFIPYPVTAGFTNGIAVIIFCGQLNNFFGLQIPRSEHFLPGLWQSLTHVEALNWAAVGLAIVVMAANILWPRINRTIPGSLVGLVLATGIATYFHLDVPTIGSIPQSLPMPQGIPHWNDFSVIRELINPALALAALGSIESLLSAVVADGMTVSEKHNSDRELIGQGLANIIIPFFGGIPATGAIARTAVNVRSGGKTRLSGVIHGVALAIIVLTLAPLAAQIPLAALAGILMVVSVRMIEWEAIGLLMRATYSDFAVMILTWLVTILFDLVLAVEVGLIAAGALFIKRMSDLSLVKIPETEVFPPGTPLELGKEIAVYRVDGPVFFGAAERFATFLRDEPEVKYLILRLRFVPNMDTTGLVALEDIYHDLERHNCRLILTGLQPEVKQLLERTGLLKTIGLSNCFETTTDAICSISPQIRECSQPVAADLKTKELMELND, from the coding sequence ATGGCAATCTCTAATATCCTCGAAGAACCACAGCTTTTACGTCTGAATCGCTGGTTTAGTGGACTGCGTGGCGATTTGACGGGTGGACTAACAGCAGCAGTGGTAGCATTGCCTTTGGCTTTAGCCTTTGCAGTAGCGAGTGGTGTAGAACCAAAAGCGGGACTTTATACCGCTATTGTGGCGGGAATTGTCGCGGCAATTTTTGGCGGTTCGCCAGTACAGATTACAGGGCCGACAGGTGCAATGGCTGTGGTTCTGGTGGGAATTGTCGCCAAGTACGGCCTTGAGAAAGTTTGGATTGCTGGGGTAATGGCTGGAATTATCCAGATTGCCTTGGGAGTTGCCAAGCTTGGACAGCTAGTGAAGTTTATTCCCTATCCAGTGACGGCAGGCTTTACCAATGGGATTGCCGTGATTATATTTTGCGGTCAATTAAATAATTTCTTTGGTTTACAAATACCACGTAGTGAACACTTTTTGCCGGGACTTTGGCAAAGTTTAACTCATGTAGAAGCTCTAAATTGGGCTGCTGTTGGGTTAGCAATTGTGGTAATGGCAGCCAACATTTTATGGCCCAGGATTAATAGGACAATACCGGGTTCTTTAGTGGGGTTGGTATTGGCAACGGGGATAGCAACTTATTTCCATCTGGATGTACCCACAATTGGCAGTATTCCACAATCTTTACCAATGCCTCAAGGTATTCCCCACTGGAATGATTTTAGTGTGATTCGAGAACTGATTAATCCGGCTTTGGCTTTGGCTGCACTGGGAAGTATTGAATCGTTACTGTCGGCGGTAGTGGCTGATGGGATGACAGTGAGCGAAAAACACAATAGCGATCGCGAATTAATTGGTCAAGGATTGGCAAATATTATTATCCCATTTTTTGGTGGTATTCCCGCAACAGGTGCGATCGCTCGAACTGCTGTCAATGTCCGTTCTGGCGGCAAAACCCGACTATCTGGGGTAATTCACGGCGTTGCTTTAGCCATTATTGTTTTGACTTTAGCACCCCTAGCAGCACAGATTCCCTTAGCAGCACTAGCTGGCATTCTCATGGTAGTTAGTGTACGGATGATTGAGTGGGAAGCCATTGGTTTATTGATGCGTGCTACCTACTCCGACTTTGCGGTGATGATTCTCACCTGGCTAGTAACAATTTTGTTTGATTTAGTTCTCGCTGTAGAAGTAGGATTGATTGCAGCCGGAGCATTGTTCATCAAACGGATGAGCGATTTAAGCCTAGTTAAAATACCTGAAACCGAAGTATTTCCCCCTGGTACTCCTCTGGAATTAGGTAAGGAAATTGCAGTTTATCGCGTAGATGGCCCCGTATTTTTTGGTGCTGCTGAACGCTTTGCTACCTTCCTCCGCGATGAACCGGAAGTGAAGTATTTAATTCTCCGGTTGCGCTTTGTACCAAATATGGACACAACTGGGTTAGTAGCTTTAGAAGATATTTACCATGACTTGGAACGGCACAATTGCCGCTTAATTCTCACAGGTTTACAACCCGAAGTCAAACAACTATTAGAACGAACAGGGTTGTTAAAAACAATTGGCTTATCAAATTGTTTTGAAACAACAACAGATGCGATTTGCTCTATCTCTCCTCAGATTCGAGAATGTTCTCAGCCTGTAGCAGCTGATTTGAAAACAAAAGAATTGATGGAATTAAATGACTGA
- a CDS encoding Nramp family divalent metal transporter: MTPPENKPSLPEVHRSIGVPNSSSFWRKMMAYTGPGYLVSVGYIDPGNWATDIAGGSRFGYTLLTVILLSNLMAILLQSLCVRLGVATGRDLAQACRDYFSRRVSFCLWVLCEIAIAACDLAELLGSAIALQLLFGIPLVWGVCITALDVLLLLFLQHKGFRYTEALVIMLVGTVGICFTAEILFSRPDMGGILLGYVPKKEILYNPEMLYIAIGILGATVMPHNLYLHSSIVQTRSWQPNTEKRWEAIKFGTIDSTFALSLALFINSAILIVSAATFHFSGNQDVAEIQDAYKLLSPLLGVSAASAIFGIALLASGQSSTLTATLAGQIVMEGFLQFRFPSWLRRLITRLLAIIPALITIIVFGENSTSSLIVFSQVILSLQLPFAVIPLVMFTSNRRLMGEFVNPLWLKSLAWLVAIVIVGLNVWLLLQSILG, encoded by the coding sequence ATGACTCCCCCAGAAAATAAACCTAGCTTACCAGAGGTTCACCGTAGTATTGGAGTTCCTAACAGCAGCAGCTTTTGGCGCAAGATGATGGCTTATACAGGGCCGGGGTATCTGGTTTCAGTCGGATACATTGATCCTGGAAATTGGGCAACAGACATCGCTGGGGGTTCAAGGTTTGGGTACACTCTATTAACAGTGATTTTGCTGTCGAACCTGATGGCAATATTACTCCAATCACTATGTGTACGTTTGGGAGTTGCTACAGGGCGAGATTTAGCACAAGCTTGTCGGGACTATTTCAGCCGAAGGGTAAGCTTTTGTTTATGGGTACTGTGTGAAATTGCGATCGCAGCTTGTGATTTGGCAGAACTACTCGGAAGTGCGATCGCACTGCAACTTTTATTCGGTATTCCCTTAGTATGGGGTGTTTGCATCACAGCATTAGATGTACTGCTATTGTTATTTCTGCAACATAAAGGCTTTCGCTATACAGAAGCCCTGGTAATAATGCTGGTAGGAACAGTAGGCATCTGTTTTACAGCTGAAATTCTATTTTCTCGCCCTGATATGGGGGGTATTTTATTGGGATATGTGCCCAAGAAAGAGATTTTATACAATCCAGAAATGCTCTATATTGCTATTGGTATTTTAGGGGCGACAGTGATGCCTCACAACTTATATTTACACTCCTCAATTGTACAAACCCGTAGTTGGCAGCCTAATACTGAAAAAAGATGGGAAGCAATTAAGTTTGGTACAATTGATTCAACTTTTGCTTTATCCTTAGCACTATTTATCAACTCAGCAATTTTAATTGTGTCTGCTGCAACATTTCATTTTTCTGGTAATCAGGATGTGGCAGAAATTCAAGATGCTTATAAATTACTTTCACCATTGTTAGGAGTTAGTGCTGCCAGTGCTATTTTTGGCATTGCTTTACTTGCTTCTGGACAAAGTTCAACGCTAACTGCAACTTTGGCAGGACAAATTGTTATGGAAGGCTTTTTGCAATTTCGCTTTCCATCTTGGTTACGCCGTTTAATAACTCGTCTACTTGCAATCATTCCAGCCTTAATTACTATCATTGTTTTTGGTGAGAATAGTACAAGCAGTTTGATAGTTTTCAGCCAAGTTATCCTCAGCTTACAGTTACCATTTGCAGTGATTCCATTGGTGATGTTTACGAGTAATCGCCGCTTGATGGGTGAGTTTGTAAATCCCTTATGGTTGAAATCGTTAGCTTGGTTAGTTGCTATTGTTATCGTAGGTTTAAATGTTTGGTTGCTATTACAAAGTATTTTGGGATGA
- the rbsK gene encoding ribokinase, with the protein MSIIVFGSINIDLVATTPRLPVPGETLLGEKFFKVSGGKGANQAVALAKLGIPTQMVGRVGADDFGVELVNNLQSSGVQIDNIFVDETVSSGVAIIAVNHAGENQIIVIPGANGRVNQDDVERLSQLLPEATALLLQLEIPITAVVAAAKAAKKSKIRVILDPAPAQSDFPDELYPLVDIITPNEVEASQLVGFPVDGEEQAAKAAEVLLQRGVKCAIVKLGAKGVFCATPEEKFFVPAFLVHAVDTVAAGDAFNGGLTAALFAGLSLHQAVVWGAAAGALATAKSGAQTSLPDRFTFDAFLREKASVRD; encoded by the coding sequence ATGAGTATTATCGTCTTCGGCAGCATAAATATAGATTTGGTAGCAACAACACCCCGATTGCCAGTCCCAGGAGAAACGTTGCTAGGAGAAAAATTTTTTAAAGTTTCGGGAGGTAAAGGAGCAAATCAAGCTGTAGCATTAGCAAAACTTGGAATTCCTACCCAAATGGTGGGGCGTGTCGGTGCAGATGATTTTGGTGTGGAACTTGTCAACAATTTGCAATCATCTGGTGTGCAGATTGATAATATTTTTGTGGATGAAACTGTTAGTTCTGGAGTTGCTATTATCGCCGTCAATCATGCTGGGGAAAATCAAATTATTGTAATTCCTGGTGCAAATGGGCGTGTAAATCAAGACGATGTAGAACGATTGTCGCAGTTATTACCAGAAGCGACAGCACTACTTTTACAATTAGAAATTCCGATTACTGCGGTGGTTGCAGCCGCTAAAGCAGCAAAAAAAAGCAAAATCAGGGTAATTCTCGATCCAGCACCCGCACAATCTGATTTCCCAGATGAACTTTACCCCTTAGTGGACATTATTACACCGAATGAAGTTGAAGCCTCGCAGCTAGTGGGTTTTCCTGTAGATGGAGAAGAACAAGCGGCAAAAGCAGCCGAAGTTTTATTACAACGGGGTGTGAAATGTGCGATCGTTAAACTGGGTGCTAAAGGTGTTTTTTGTGCCACTCCTGAGGAAAAGTTTTTTGTCCCCGCGTTTCTGGTTCATGCAGTTGACACAGTAGCAGCTGGCGATGCTTTTAATGGTGGCTTAACGGCGGCACTTTTTGCAGGACTTTCTTTACATCAAGCAGTTGTTTGGGGTGCAGCAGCAGGTGCTTTAGCGACGGCAAAATCAGGCGCACAAACTTCACTACCCGATAGGTTTACATTTGATGCGTTTCTTAGAGAAAAGGCATCTGTCAGAGATTAA
- a CDS encoding glutathione S-transferase family protein: MSNSTPMDDEKNLPKKKGRTLPPKLIIWLGKFVWTTMWQIMMSKLAPSNQSGAYIRPNSQFRKFIGTEEGNPHPPAAGRYKLYVGLGCPWAHRTLVVRSLKKLEAVISVCIVSPSPIEGGWIFNEEEEGCRTLAEFYQLAEPGYSGRSTVPILWDNQTKTIVNNESSEIIVMLNSEFNEFANNPTLNLYPEALKEKIDWWNEKIYHAVNNGVYRCGFAQTQEAYNQACNELFATLDEIDIALQTSRYLCGDNLTLADVRLFTTLFRFDSAYYGLFKCNRQRIRDYHNLGAYLRDLYQLPGVADTCDVESVKRDYYGNLFPLNPGGIIPDGPDMSYLYEPSGRDRIGTLNAS, translated from the coding sequence ATGAGCAACTCGACTCCGATGGATGACGAAAAAAATCTCCCTAAGAAAAAGGGCAGGACACTCCCTCCGAAGCTCATCATCTGGCTGGGAAAGTTTGTCTGGACGACTATGTGGCAGATAATGATGTCAAAGCTTGCTCCTAGTAATCAGTCGGGAGCATATATTCGTCCTAATAGCCAGTTTCGCAAGTTCATTGGTACAGAAGAAGGAAATCCACACCCACCAGCAGCAGGACGCTACAAACTATATGTTGGGTTGGGTTGTCCTTGGGCGCATCGAACCCTGGTTGTGCGATCGCTCAAAAAACTCGAAGCGGTAATATCAGTATGTATTGTCTCTCCTTCTCCCATTGAAGGCGGTTGGATATTCAACGAAGAAGAAGAAGGTTGTCGTACACTAGCTGAATTTTATCAACTGGCAGAACCTGGTTACAGTGGACGCTCAACAGTTCCAATTTTATGGGACAACCAAACAAAAACTATTGTTAATAATGAGAGTTCAGAGATTATCGTCATGCTGAACTCGGAATTTAACGAGTTCGCCAACAATCCCACACTGAATCTTTACCCAGAAGCACTTAAAGAGAAAATTGACTGGTGGAATGAGAAAATTTATCACGCGGTAAATAACGGTGTGTATCGCTGCGGTTTTGCCCAAACCCAAGAAGCATACAATCAAGCCTGTAATGAACTGTTTGCGACTCTCGATGAGATTGACATTGCATTGCAAACTAGTCGATATCTGTGTGGAGACAATCTCACGCTTGCAGATGTCCGTTTATTCACGACGTTGTTTAGGTTTGATAGTGCCTACTACGGGTTGTTTAAGTGTAATAGACAGCGAATTCGAGACTATCACAACTTAGGAGCTTACTTACGCGATTTATATCAGCTTCCCGGTGTAGCTGATACCTGCGATGTCGAGAGTGTGAAGCGAGACTACTACGGGAACCTCTTCCCACTCAACCCCGGTGGGATTATTCCTGATGGGCCTGATATGTCTTATCTTTATGAACCATCGGGGCGCGATCGCATCGGCACACTGAATGCTTCATAA
- a CDS encoding aspartoacylase: MNQINRVAIVGGTHGNEFTGAYLIQKFAQFPDLITRQSFETITLLANPNAFAAGRRYVEKDLNRCFLQQDLQDPTLNSYEELQAKSIQNTLGSNRNKQADFILDLHSSTANMGLTIILVNSHPLNLQLAAYLSQISPLVRIYRCSFKSIAENPFVNSLCELGFAIEVGPIAQGILKATLFQQTEELVYAVLDYLEQFNEGKISSTNETLILYDHLSVVDYPKQQDGKIFAMIHPELQDKDYQALNPGDPIFITFDDKTIVYEDESTVWPIFINEAAYYEKGIAMCFTQKQQINI, translated from the coding sequence GTGAACCAGATTAATCGAGTTGCAATTGTTGGTGGAACTCATGGCAATGAGTTTACTGGGGCCTATTTAATCCAAAAATTTGCTCAATTTCCCGACTTGATTACTAGACAAAGTTTTGAGACAATTACTTTGCTAGCAAATCCTAACGCTTTTGCCGCCGGGAGGCGATATGTAGAGAAGGATTTAAATCGCTGTTTTCTTCAGCAAGATTTACAAGATCCAACTCTTAACAGTTACGAAGAATTGCAAGCTAAATCAATTCAAAACACTCTAGGATCAAACAGAAATAAACAAGCAGATTTTATCTTAGACTTACACAGCAGTACTGCTAACATGGGTCTGACAATTATTTTGGTAAACAGTCATCCATTAAACTTGCAATTGGCTGCTTATCTCAGTCAGATTAGCCCTTTGGTGAGGATTTATCGCTGCTCTTTTAAATCAATTGCAGAAAATCCATTTGTAAATTCCCTGTGCGAATTAGGCTTTGCGATCGAGGTTGGTCCTATTGCCCAGGGTATATTAAAAGCGACGTTGTTCCAACAAACAGAAGAACTTGTTTATGCGGTTCTCGACTATCTAGAACAGTTTAATGAAGGTAAAATTTCATCAACTAATGAAACGTTGATTCTCTATGACCATTTATCAGTTGTGGACTATCCAAAACAACAGGATGGGAAAATCTTTGCGATGATTCATCCAGAGCTTCAGGACAAGGATTACCAAGCCTTGAACCCAGGAGATCCAATATTTATAACCTTTGATGATAAAACAATTGTTTATGAGGATGAATCTACCGTTTGGCCGATTTTTATTAATGAGGCAGCTTACTACGAAAAGGGAATTGCAATGTGTTTCACTCAAAAACAGCAAATCAATATCTAG